A portion of the Lolium rigidum isolate FL_2022 chromosome 1, APGP_CSIRO_Lrig_0.1, whole genome shotgun sequence genome contains these proteins:
- the LOC124687173 gene encoding protein NRT1/ PTR FAMILY 6.3-like: protein MVGLLPQTNAAAQAEVLGDAWDYRGRAAARSTTGRWGAAAMILVAELNERLTTLGIAVNLVTYLTATMHVGNAEAANVVTNFMGTSFMLCLLGGFVADSFLGRYLTIAIFTAIQASGVTILTISTAAPGLRPPACAAEGGPLSSTCTRASGAQLGVLYLALYLTALGTGGLKSSVSGFGSDQFDETNSGEKSQMMRFFNWFFFFISLGSLLAVTVLVYVQDNLGRPYGYGACAAAIALGLVVFLAGTRRYRFKKLVGSPLTQIAAVVVAAWRKRKLQLPADTSMLYDIDVAKVAAAEGASTKKSKLKDRIPHTKQFRFLDHAAINSNPSGEQTKWQLATLTDVEEVKTVARMLPIWATTIMFWTVYAQMTTFSVSQATTMDRHIGSSFEIPAGSLTVFFVGSILLTVPIYDRIIVPVARRLSGNPHGLTPLQRIGIGLVLSILAMASAALIEVKRLRVARDSGVPEGTPVPMSVFWLIPQFLFVGSGEAFTYIGQLDFFLRECPKGMKTMSTGLFLSTLSLGFFISSVLVTVVHKITGDRRPWIADDLNKGELYKFYWLLAAVCLANLIVYLFAARWYKYKAGRPGADGSVNGVEMADAEPCLH from the exons ATGGTGGGCCTACTCCCCCAGACCAATGCGGCGGCGCAGGCCGAGGTCCTCGGCGACGCCTGGGACTACCGCGGCCGGGCCGCCGCCCGGTCCACCACCGGCCgctggggcgccgccgccatgatCCTGGTGGCAGAGCTCAACGAGAGGCTCACCACCCTGGGGATCGCGGTCAACCTGGTGACCTACCTCACGGCCACGATGCACGTCGGCAACGCGGAGGCGGCCAACGTCGTCACAAACTTCATGGGCACCTCCTTCATGCTCTGCCTGCTCGGCGGCTTCGTCGCCGACTCCTTCCTCGGACGCTACCTaaccatcgccatcttcaccgccatccagGCATCC GGCGTGACGATCCTGACGATCTCTACTGCTGCTCCGGGGCTGCGACCTCCGGCGTGCGCGGCGGAGGGCGGCCCGCTGTCGTCGACGTGCACCCGCGCGTCCGGCGCGCAGCTGGGCGTGCTGTACCTGGCGCTGTACCTGACGGCGCTTGGCACGGGCGGGCTCAAGTCGAGCGTGTCCGGCTTCGGCTCCGACCAGTTCGACGAGACGAACAGCGGGGAGAAGTCGCAGATGATGCGCTTCTTCAActggttcttcttcttcatcagcctGGGGTCGCTCCTGGCTGTCACCGTGCTCGTCTACGTCCAGGACAACCTGGGCCGGCCGTATGGCTACGGCgcctgcgccgccgccatcgccctcgGGCTGGTGGTGTTCCTGGCCGGCACACGCAGGTACCGGTTCAAGAAGCTGGTGGGCAGCCCGCTGACCCAGATCGCCgccgtggtggtggcggcgtggcGCAAGCGCAAACTCCAGCTGCCCGCCGACACCTCCATGCTCTACGACATCGACGTGGCCAAGGTGGCCGCCGCCGAGGGTGCCTCCACGAAGAAGAGCAAGCTCAAGGACCGCATCCCGCATACCAAGCAGTTCCG TTTCTTGGACCATGCGGCGATCAACTCGAACCCGTCCGGCGAGCAGACCAAGTGGCAGCTGGCGACACTGACGGACGTGGAGGAGGTGAAGACGGTGGCGCGGATGCTTCCGATCTGGGCGACGACGATCATGTTCTGGACGGTGTACGCGCAGATGACCACCTTCTCGGTGTCGCAGGCCACCACCATGGACCGCCACATCGGCTCCTCCTTCGAGATCCCGGCCGGCTCACTCAccgtcttcttcgtcggatccatCCTCCTCACCGTACCCATCTACGACCGCATCATCGTCCCCGTGGCGCGCCGCCTCAGCGGCAACCCTCACGGGCTCACCCCGCTCCAGAGGATCGGCATCGGGCTCGTGCTCTCCATCCTCGCCATGGCCTCTGCAGCGCTGATCGAGGTGAAGCGCCTCCGCGTGGCACGGGATTCCGGCGTGCCCGAGGGAACCCCCGTGCCCATGTCGGTGTTCTGGCTCATCCCGCAGTTCCTCTTCGTCGGATCCGGCGAGGCATTCACATACATCGGCCAGCTCGACTTCTTCCTCCGCGAGTGCCCCAAGGGGATGAAGACCATGAGCACGGGGCTCTTCCTCAGCACGCTCTCTCTGGGGTTCTTCATCAGCTCCGTGCTCGTCACCGTCGTGCACAAGATTACTGGTGACCGCCGGCCGTGGATCGCCGACGACCTCAACAAGGGCGAGCTCTACAAGTTCTACTGGCTCCTCGCCGCTGTCTGCCTCGCCAACCTCATCGTCTACCTCTTCGCGGCAAGGTGGTACAAGTACAAGGCCGGCCGCCCAGGCGCCGACGGCAGCGTCAACGGCGTCGAGATGGCCGACGCCGAGCCTTGCCTCCACTGA